One Acanthopagrus latus isolate v.2019 chromosome 12, fAcaLat1.1, whole genome shotgun sequence genomic region harbors:
- the gnaz gene encoding guanine nucleotide-binding protein G(z) subunit alpha encodes MGCRQSSEEKEAARRSRRIDRHLRSESQRQRREIKLLLLGTSNSGKSTIVKQMKIIHSGGFNLEACKEYKPLILYNAIDSLTRIIRALTTLKIDFHNPDRAYDAVQLFALTGPAESKGEITPELLGVMKRLWADSGVQECFQRSNEYHLEDNTAYYLNDLDRISAAEYIPTVEDILRSRDMTTGIVENKFTFKELTFKMVDVGGQRSERKKWIHCFEGVTAIIFCVELSGYDLKLYEDNQTSRMAESLRLFDSICNNNWFTNTSLILFLNKKDLLAEKIKRIPLTVCFPDYKGQNTYEEAAVYVQRQFEDLNRNKETKEIYSHFTCATDTSNIQFVFDAVTDVIIQNNLKYIGLC; translated from the exons ATGGGATGCCGTCAGAGCTCGGAGGAGAAGGAAGCGGCGCGGCGCTCGCGGCGAATCGACCGCCACTTGCGGTCTGAGAGTCAGCGACAGCGGCGTGAGATCAAGCTATTGTTGCTAGGCACCAGTAACTCGGGCAAGAGCACCATTGTCAAACAGATGAAGATCATCCACAGTGGAGGCTTCAACCTGGAGGCTTGCAAGGAGTACAAGCCCCTCATCCTGTACAATGCCATTGACTCACTCACCCGCATCATTCGTGCCCTCACCACCCTCAAGATCGACTTTCACAATCCTGATCGCGCCTATGACGCTGTGCAGCTCTTTGCCCTCACAGGGCCAGCAGAGAGCAAAGGGGAGATCACTCCAGAGCTGCTGGGGGTCATGAAACGTCTGTGGGCTGACTCAGGGGTCCAGGAGTGCTTTCAACGATCCAATGAGTACCACTTAGAGGACAACACTGCCTACTACCTGAACGACCTGGACCGCATCTCTGCAGCTGAGTATATCCCTACTGTAGAGGACATCCTGCGATCCCGCGACATGACTACTGGCATTGTGGAGAACAAGTTCACCTTCAAGGAGCTCACCTTTAAGATGGTAGATGTGGGTGGACAGCgttcagagagaaagaagtggATCCACTGCTTCGAAGGCGTGACTGCAATCATTTTCTGTGTCGAGCTAAGTGGCTATGACCTCAAACTCTACGAGGACAACCAGACG AGCCGCATGGCCGAGAGCTTGCGCCTGTTCGACTCCATCTGCAACAACAACTGGTTCACCAACACGTcgctcatcctcttcctcaacaAGAAGGACCTGTTGGCTGAGAAGATCAAACGCATTCCTCTGACAGTGTGCTTCCCTGACTACAAAGGTCAGAACACCTATGAGGAGGCCGCTGTCTATGTGCAACGGCAGTTTGAGGACCTCAACCGCAACAAGGAGACCAAGGAGATCTATTCGCACTTCACCTGTGCCACTGACACCAGCAACATCCAGTTTGTGTTCGACGCTGTCACGGACGTGATCATCCAGAACAATCTCAAGTACATTGGGCTGTGCTAG